The Haliotis asinina isolate JCU_RB_2024 chromosome 2, JCU_Hal_asi_v2, whole genome shotgun sequence genomic interval CATCTGTCTgttctgtctgtctatctgccCTATACACCCGCCATGCGTCCCCACATACCCTCGTTTGTCCTTTCTGCTCTCTCAATCCGTATATCCTGCCATATATCCCACCTGTCTCTCGTGCGTGTATGACCAATCTGTATATCCTTTCATAATGCCCAGTACGTGACACCAATCGTAAACAGGAGGATCCTATTACTGCGAATAAAAATCCAGAGTATTACACGTGTAGTCATATTACAAGACAGAAGGAACTCGTCATCAAAACGTTGTTGAATGTATTGATGTTACACTCGGGAGATGACTGACACACCCCGGATGTTTTATCATTGTCAGGAACCCCACTGACTGGGTGCTGTTTACAGAGGATGCGGCAAAGGAGCACTCGATATTTACGTGCTTGCCTAACGCCTGATGGTTGAAAGGCTCTGAGTGGTCTTGACGCAATGCTTTTCAATATTAGGCGACTTTTCTTAACTCTCTGTTTTAACAAACGCTGGATTTCTAAAGCTTTCCGACAATGGTTTTCCGGTGTCTATTAAAAGAATGGAAGATGTAAGCAGTTGACATATGTCTCTGTCGGCATTTAGAAATTGCTGTCTCTTCACTGGCGTATACTCAGTACTGTCAGTTTCCGTGTCGCTATATATAGTATACTAATGGACAAAAGAACGGGAACGGCAGTGAAGGGATGTGTTTTCTTGCTTTGGTTTTCTGCATGTGTCCAGAAGATGACTAGATACTGGTAGACAACATGGCTAATACATATATTTCACCCAGCGGCTTATGTGCAACGAAACAGAATTTTTACGCGTCACAGTAGGAAACCTTTTCCCCAAAGAGGGTTTCGCCATCCCGTGATTAAGGGTATGTAAAAACTACAACACTGCAGGAATAGTTAGCTCTCTCATCTCAACGTTATACTATTGAAGGTATATAGATGTCATAACACTACAGGTATCGCTCCCTTGTAGCGCTACCAGAATACCGCTTTGCTGTCAGAGTAGCATACGTACCAATATTACTTTAAAGATTACTTTAACTGGTGTCTACTCGGACGTTACCGTAACAGCGAGGGTAGCGTTAAGTCTCTTACCCTTTTACACAGAAGAGAAGAAAGTACAATGACTGTGACAAATTCCTGAACTGAGGGGTGATGGTGTCAGTATAAGGACTCTCATCTTCAGAAGAAGGTTTTAGCTGTTACACAGTTGGGTTAACTCGTGTACTGCGCTGGTATATCGTTATCCTTCATATGTCCATAATTCGAgttgagtgaatatggtttcaagtcgcttttagcaatttttgtAGCAATATCATGTCGGGACACAcctgaaatgtgtttcacacattatatccataatgggaatcgaacccgagtcttccgtgtcacgagcgaacgcttaacctCTATGCTACCCCGACTCTGAAACCACCCGAAAAAGAAGGGTTTTAGCTTTAGCGTGTACATGAACTAATAATAACAGTACTTTTAGCTGCCTAATGTCCTCCGTCTTTCATCTAGTCATCAAAACCTGAAGCTTAAACGAACCTTTGCTCGCACTTAACAGGTTTCTCTTTTTATCTGGCTGATTCTGCTACAGCCCGCAATAAACGGCGATATGTGATTGTCCTGTATGTTAATACGGAACGCATAGAGAGGTAGTTAGAGTAGGTTGTTACTGCATATCCAACGTCATATGATCTGTGTACATTACGATGTGCGTTGACGTCAGAAGGGATTGGAATACACATGGATGCAGATTACACTACCGTAGAAACGAGACGGGATTAATATAAATGATTAGTGGCTGACCTTTAACGCTCTCCTCAACACGCCCCCGCCTCCTGCCGCGCCTTGTCGGAGCTGTATAGACACGAAAAGTGTTATTATTAACACATGCCTTTTTATCATTCCAGATTTCTTTCTAGGGTACGTCAGCACGGTTGGTGGATGTTTCCGAGTGGTATAACAGCACGGCTTTGAGTTGTTTGGCTTTTTGTTTAACACggaacaatattcaagctatatgacgggGTTTGTTTacatcgaatctggaccagacaaaccggtGATAGTCATCAtaaccatcgatctacgcaatttggatatgatgacatgtatcaatcaagtcagcgagcgcgaccacctgatcttgttagtcgccttttacgataAGTGTATGGATTGAtgcagatcaattctaacccggctCATATCGGGTAAACGGTGTtaaataaaataatgttttacGTCTGGTTTCCTTCCTGGTTAGCATGATGGTGGGTCGGGGTATCAGTATTTAAAAAATTGctgaaaacattcatttcagtCGTCATGCACTGAGAATGTCATGCACTCATTTTGTCATGTCCTATATTTCTTGTGAAAGTGGAAGCTCGATCGGTTCTTGTCTACTTCCGTGTAAAAGGTAAAACGGTTTGTTATTACAGATGGACATTTACGATAAAACGTTTGCGACATTGTTCACGACTCCGTTCACGACTTTTGGCGCATCTTTGCCTGTGTGTACATGCCTCATAATACTCGAACTCTATGCCTACTTCTGAAGTTCAGTTTTCTGGAAGCTAGTTTATACTTCTGCTATTCTGGTAGTAATTCTGATTAGAATTCGATACTATTCCTGGAGTGTCAGttgtaaatgtcagaaataattATCAATTCAACCAGCACGGTGCGGTAGCTAAGTAGTGAAAACGCTCGCTGGTCACgtcgaaggtccgggttcgattccccatattgatataatgtgagaagcccatttctggtgtcatccgtcgtgatatttctggaatattgctaaaaacggcgtaacacaatactcactcacccggAAGAAAAGTTAGACCCAGACATACCCATTTCACCAGACATCCCTCCTGACAAGGGTTTGAGTGCATGTATACTCCGCTACAGTTCTGTAGAGTTCACGCCTCTGATGAAGCCTGCAGACAGATTCGCATCTTGAAAGTTCGTCAGTCTCTGGCTTGGTTGCAAGTTATCACGTCAGAATCATGCCTCAGACTCGATACATGGGCTATTTGAAAAATGCTATCTGTTAATTGAAGCACTGCAAGAGAATATGGAAATCATGCGCCCTCGGTTCAACAGGTTATTCAATTATGTAGCCGAAACAGACGTATAATTTGTACAGCTTCAAGCTCCATCTACATTACCGACATACTAACAGCTACGGTATCCCGATCTGTGCATACCTCAAGGCGCTGTTGCTCGTTGGAAAGGTTGAATGATGTTTACATGCAGCTTCAGGTCTGTGTCTTTGGGCTAGGTATCAGTAATCTGAATGCAAATTGGAAATATTCGACGCACAGGGAGTATGGTTTCTTTGTAGGACCTGTCACATCAAATGGCTGTTTGTGTCATAGTGAGTTGCTGAGGTCTCCTCCACATGCTCAAAATATCGACGTAGTTGCTAGGAATGTATAAATACTGGGCGTTACCATACGTGGTGACTTGggtctgaatgagtgagtgagtgagtgagtttagttttacgccgcactcagcaatattccagctatatggcggcggtctgtaaataatcgagtctggaccagacaatccagtgatcaacaacatgagcatcgatctgcgcaattgggaaccgattacatgtgtcaaccaagtcagcgagtccgaccacccgatcacgttagtcgcctcttacgacaagcttttatggcaagcatgggttgctgaaggcctattctaccccgggaccttcacgggtcgggtcTGAATGACCAAACTGAGGTTACCACGTGTCTATAGTACAATTGTTGTTAACTACATATACGTTAATGAAGTGTACATAACACACTTGATACGGATTGTATCAGTCGAAAGCATAAAACACTGCTACTATCTACACAATATTGCCTTGGTACAAACTACACTATACTGACTTGTTGCAATAACACCATATTGCATTGTTACAGGCAACACTATATTTGCATTGTCACAGTGAACACTATAATGCATTGTCACAAACTGCACTACATGTATATTGCACTGATACGGTCTACACTATACGGTATTGCAACAGTCTACAAAAACGTCAACTGTCTCTCTTAAGGTGCCATTGCAATTTTTCTACACAAAGTGACAATGTCACAGTCTATGCAAAATGGCATTGTTTCcgtctacataaaaacactctGTTGTCACAAACTGAACTATATTGGACTGTTACGGTCTACACTATACGGTATTGCAACAGTCTACAAAAACGTCAACTGTCTCTCTTAAGGTGCCATTGCAATTTTTCTACACAAAGTGACAATGTCACAGTCTATGCAAAATGGCATTGTTTCcgtctacataaaaacactctGTTGTCACAAACTGAACTATATTGGACTGTTACGGTCTACACTATACCGTATTGCAACAGTCTACACAAACGTCAACTGTCTTTAAGAAAGTGCCATTGCAATATTACTACACAAAATGACTGTGTCGCAGTCTGTCACAAAGTGACATTGGTAACTCGGGACACAATGAAATCGGCAAATTAACGAAACTGCGATGTATAGATCTGTGAGTGTCAAATGACTCAAGACAGCCAGACTACAGCGCCGACCAGCTGAGACTGTAAAACATATCCCTATTAACCAAACTGCCCGCATGTCAGGTATATGTACACGTCCTTTCCATAACCCAACTACAAAAAAAAGATATTTACAGTGTTTTAATGCTATCCCCCGTGATTCAAGAATTAGCTTTATCGAAAACATCACGTTTGCGTAGGAGGTGTGCttgtatttttctatttttgaaacacaaatcGCACGGGGACTTCTCGTTAAGCCTGTTGAAGTATTATCTTGCATTTCAACGGCTATCTGAATACTCCGATCCGGCGTCGAAAATCAACATCATTTAGCTGCTACAGTAACAGAATACGCCCAAAGAGGCAATTGTATCGTTTCAGATATGACCCCAAACAGTTTCCTCCTAAAATCTCTATGACTATTTATAATTCAACGAATTATTTTTATGCGcacatttaaaaacatatgGCCCAAACTTCGAGTTTACTAGCCTTTTATTGCTCACGTATAGAGAGTTTGGTGATCATCCTGAGGTTGTTTACTAGTGAACCACCACCATGAACAATAACATTACAACACCACCAACTACATTGCTACACCACCATCAGCGACAAGACTACACCACCATCAATCCTAAGAACACACCTCCACGAACCATCAACCACAGGACTGCATTACCATCAACAACAGGACTACACCACCACTAACCACCAACCACAAGACTACACCTCCACTAACCATCAACCACAAGACTACACCACCACTAACCACCAACCACAAGACTACACCACCACTAACCACCAACCACAAGACTACACCACCACTAACCACCAACTACAAGACTACACCTCCACTAACCATCAACCACATGACTACACGACCACTAACCATCAACCACAAGACGTCACCACCGCTAACCACCAACCACAAGACTACACCTCCACTAACCACCAACCACAAGACTACACCTCCACCAACCACCAACTACAAGACTACACCACCACTAACCACCAACCACAAGACTACACCTCCACTAACCATCAactacatgactacaccaccaCTAACCACCAACTACATGACTACACCTCCACTAACCACCAACCACAAGACTACACCACCACTAACCACCAACCACAAGACTACACCTCCACTAACCATCAACTACATGACTACACCTCCACTAACCACCAACCACAAGACTACACCACCACTAACCACCAACCACAAGACTACACCTCCACTAACCATCAACTACATGACTACACCTCCACTAACCACCAACCACAAGACTACACCACCACTAATCAGAGAGCAGCTCGTCGTTGGTGCGAGCCTATTGAGGGTGAAGGACAAAGATCGTGGACTCGATCACCCGATACCGCTAATTTAGCAATGAAGTCGTGTATTGCAGGTAAAAGAATAACCTATTTCATTGGAGAGGTTGTAGAACGAAATCGGAATATCTAGCGAGTACGAAAAGGTTTGGTTTTTTCGCCGATtaggtgttttaagtgaaatTTCTTCTCCGAGAGGCGATGATTTTCGCAGGCAGTTTTTGGCGTACAAATGAAAAAGTTCCCGAGTTCCAAGCAACGTTAATCGGTACATAGTGCGCCGATTTTGATAATGTTGGATTTATTCGAAAGAGAATTCATCTGGCTTTATTTCAGTAAGAATCGCGGCTGTATATTCCACAATTTCCCACCCATAATTCGTCCATAGTGGAGAGTAGGGTGTATGACAACTTTGTGcacgttacatccctttccttctttatatgtatatggatatcagtgtgtGCTTGTTGGACCCATGATACATTAtgttcagcaatacaagcccctttGTCGCCAGTTACATTCCGTTTTGAACATGTGCTTATTGTAGGTTCGTTGTGAAGTTTTCCCTTACAACATAATTGCATCATAATGAACTAAACTGAGGATAGAAGTGACAAAGATTGGTTAATAATGAAGAAATACACGACCAGTTGGAGGTCTCCGAAATGGTCTCGGTGGGGTCTCGCAACCGTAATCCTAATTTCCGTCCACCCTTCACCCCTACCATCACCCTCATGTCCACCTCCTTTTCCCTACTACTAGCTGATTCCTCCTAACCATCTCCGAATTCCCAAATATTACAAAAAGATTAagtattataattattattgaaaTAATATATTGAAGTTAAAATCCAGCACAGATATGCACCAAAATGATACCTTATCCATTGACGTCATCCGTTAAGTTGAATCCAGTATCCATGGTAACAGAGTTCTAATTTAACAGTTTCGCCATAAAACACTTTGTTTCTATTCAGACAAATTCTATGCCAACATCTCGTGTGACTTAAATCTGAACAGTTGACGTCACGTTTGTTATCTAACACAGTTGTTGCTCATTTCGACTGGGAACAGTTTTAACTGAGAGCTTAAATGGTTAAATTTGGGAACATGTTCGTTAGGAAAGGAATCCACAAAATATCTCAAGGTCATAAACATCTAAATTTCCGCTGATTGAGCAAATGGAAATGATTTCACGCCTCCTAAGCAGGTTATAAATCTAAAACACGTAACTGAGCAGTAGCGAATATGGACAATACATGTTTTTGTGGCAAAGTCTCTTTCCGAGATTGCTCAAGAGGCGCCATAATGATGTCATTAGGtatcacatttgtttgtttcacgCTGATGTACTGGACTCTGTTCCATCTCATGCAATAAGGATGGTGCCTGTGATGTCACTTCCGGAACGATGGGACAAGGACATCACTATGACATCATACTATGACGGCGATGTAACGCTAGGGATTGTGGAGAACGGTGTCTACCATACGCTGAGTTATCGAGAAAGTTTAAGTGTTGATTAGTGAAAGAATAGGACCACTCTAGTTCTGTTTCATCTTTCCCGAAGACGCGATTGTTCACAATATGAACATGTACTCATTACTGCGTCGTGAGGCGACACACGATTAATCCCCCATACCACATACTTTCTATTACCAAAGTGAAACATATTCCGCCCATGTCTGCAATAatcataacagtgagtgagtgagttgggttttacacggattttattaatattcctgctatatcaCAACTGGGGACGCCAGGAAAGGGTTTCACATCTTCTACCCACATGGGACATCGGACCTGTGCTATCAGCacgatgagcaaacgctttaaccgcgAGGTTACCCCACgctaatcataataataataatgttagAAAACCACACAAACACAGCACCATGAGTATCGATCAACGCAATGAGGATAAAGTGAAACACTATTAACCTGACAACAAAGTAGGTACCTGCTCGTCATGGGCACAAGTAGTGCGAAGGACCTACTTTCCCAGCAACCATCATGGTGAATTCACCACACGGTTCACGCTTTTAAGTGCACTTGGACTCCCAACACCAAAACAGAAATAGCTGACATTTAATATTGCCAGTACCCCATCACTTTCCTCCTCTCGCCTCATTTCACTTTCAGTTCCACCTTTCCCGGCctatattgaaaatatattggTTTCATTACGGAAGTGGAAGAAGGAGAGCCATCATGAAAAGCAGTTATACCATTGTCCACCATCAGTGCCATAAATATGTCGCAGGCTGCATACAAACAAGGGAAAATTGCATGATCTGTATGGCACGCTGAAACCAAAATGATATTGTCGCTCGAGTAAACCATCCACTGATGAATTAAGCATCTGCGTAATTACAGGGATCGCTTAAATCGCTTTAAGTACTGTCATCAGGCTTGTCTCTAAACAATTACAGAGCTCCACATCAGGTTGGTGTTGCACTGAGTAAGCTAATACCGACGTTGGCGTTACAGCATAGACACGCCGTGGACGGAATGAACGGCGTCGCTTTTACCTTCACAGTCCTTATGGTAACGTGTATGGGGAAAGCACAGGGACTTAAATAACTAGTCTTTGGGGACAAAATATATGTCTGATTCTGAAGTTGCACGCATGGGGAAACTAATATTACCTCAATGACACAGTTTTCAAGGACATTAGTTTTTGAATATATTGCGGGCATTAGATGCTGTCAAGGAGGTAGTAGCGACCAGTTTGTCGGCTGTGCGACGGAttcaacgtgggagcctcctacacgtgcatggagtGTATCTGTGAATCTttacgtttttcaggcaggtcgataaatcaatGAATTGTGAATGAATTTCATGTGGTGATGTATTTTCAAAGCATCCGtcattattgtatcaacattgattcaatcccatatatcccCCAGTTTCGAAAATTGTACATTGACAGTACAGTTCCCGTactttttttttgaagagtatagaaCGAGTGAGTATATGTGTACGCTGCTTCACATCACAGGTTGTCGAATGTGTGCAAAACAGATGATTGTAGCTTGTGGTTTGTTTCTTAAATGGTCGTATCTGGATGAGGCAACCCGGTGTGCAACGCCATCACCATCGATCTGGGTACCTCCAGGTCTCACACCTCCAGAATCTGGAGAGAGTGCaacattttagctatattcgagcaatatcacgggtgaggacatcagaaattggcttcacagcATCGATCTGGGTACCTCCAGGTCTCACACCTCCAGAATCTGGAGAGGGTGCaacattttagctatattcgagcaatatcacgggtgaggacatcagaaattggcttcacagcATCGATCTGGGTACCTCCAGCTCTCACACCTCCAGAATCTGGAGAGAGTGCaacattttagctatattcgagcaatatcacgggggaggacatcagaaattggcttcacacatggtacccaggaggggaatcgaacctgcatACTCGGCGAGAAGAGCGATAGCTTTCACATACTGCCCCGAAGGATGGACACAGAATTTCGATGTTATGTAATATCTCAAGGTGCATCGTTACATATGACAAACAAGGATGAAATTGGATAATTCATTTTCCATGTAATCTATTAAATATTGGACACGCTCTCTCGCTTCTGGGCTGCTTGCAGTATCTGCCGGTTTTAACTCTTAACTCAACTCTTGCAGCTCATTTTTGCAAGACCGTGTCTATATTTAGAGATAATGATTGTATTTAGATACATCTTTAAATTTAATGTCCATTTTTACAAAGTACAACTGTAATGTTCTTCCTGAAATGGAACAATTGTACGTAGCAAGATTTAAATAGACAATTAAATTCGGAAGTATAGGTAAGAACGTTACCATAGATTCATTTCCATTGGCAGTTTGAGCAGAAAATAAACGAAAGTGTTCTATTGATCACGACTTGTTTTGTTCTATTGTGATGCCCGGATAGGTATAGATGCGTATATGGCTGTCAAGCAACTCATGGATGTTGGTTTATCAGGAAAAGAATCACTATATTTGGTCAGCTATAAAACATTATTGCAATCATTTCTAGATCTACATCATAAAACACATAACACGCATTAAATGGAATGTGATTGCATGAAATAAGTCATGAAATTGGAATGGCTATAGACATTGAACAAATTCTGCGTATGAGGAAAACATGGGGCATTACACAGCTCTGTATCGTTACACGTCAGAAGCGAtatctggctagctattctcgagaCGTTCGTAgccttaagcccattcttaacacattagTTACGATGGAAGTTAataattcttagggctacgaatgtttcgagaatgaGGGCCCAGGATCGTTGAGATGTTGAAACAGAGATGGGACGGtggggtggcccagtggttaaaacctCCCCATGTCATACAtaaaaacccgggttcgattcctcacatgggtacaatgtgtgaaacccatttctagcgtcccccgtcgtgatattgctggcatagtGCTAAAAGCGTCCAAAAACCAAAACCTCACTCACGATCTCTGTCACAACTCGTTCCAAAACGTATATGAAGGGGGAAAGCGAGATCGATACGTTTTCAAAAATTCGTTGTAAGATAAATATTATCTGACAGACACTCGTGTTCATCGCTGTGTAACAAATGTATTTGTGTCACGCACATTCTGTACCGAACCATCCCTATGAATAAAGACAATGACACCGATTAGTCATGATTGATGTAGCCACTGATATGACAGGTTTAAATGTCAATGACGATAAGGTGTCAGTACGTCCTGCACATAACACTTTTCGAACCAGTTGTTCTTATGCGTTTTAGAATCAAACACATAAATCATATTCATGCGGCAATGTATTCAGGAAATATAGTACTGTCGGGCACTAATCAACATAAACAATACTACAGTTCGACGGCACAGTGTGCATGCATATTTTAGTACGGAGATTGTCACGGGATGGTGTTTCTCATTTCACTAGAGAGCATGCTGTCGTtgtgagagagtatggttttacgccgcttttagctggAATCAACCAATATCACTGCGTGGACACAGAAATTGGCTTAACATAgtgtacccctgtggggaatcgaaccagggtctacTGCGTAGCAAACgggcgctttaaccattaggttaccgCACCATTCCGTTTTACCAAACACGAGGCTTCATTAGTGAATTAGTGGGGTGGGGTGGATTAGCATAGTagttaaagtgtccgctcgtcacgcttaTGGGCTGGGTTCGTTTTCGCAAATAGGtacaatattgctgacagcagtgttaaaccaaattcactctctctcacCCGCCCTCTAATTCTATCCAATTGTGCTCCTTCCCCTTATATCAAACATCTATTTAAATAACATTTATCTTATTTCATTTATGCACTTATATATCTGTACACCTTCTTATCTACCCTACCTGTCCATTCCCTTCATGTTACCTGAATAGAATATCTGGAACAATCTATCTAATAGTGTCGGTTAATCTATCTGCAGGAACGCCTATCCGCCCCATTACCTACCGCTATTAAGGACACGACTGGCGTCCGATGTACTAATGGATCTACAAGCCCTTTCATTGCCTCGCGGGATTGCGAGCAGAatatactactactgctgtgtTTTATTGTCGTAAAAACTGCAAatggggatcaggtggtcaacactatttgtaaaataatttcaGGGTTCGTTGGGGATGATTTTCCCCAGTGCGTAAAGTTTGCCTTTTTTATGATTATGTCTGTACACGTTCCCTGTAGAGATTCTGAGTAGGGAAACGGTCATCAGCAACTCAGGCtggttatgagtgagtgagtgggtcagttttacgccgtgtagcaatattccaccaatacaACAGCGGAGGTCACAataaatgggctttacacattgaacACACGTGgtgattcgaacccaggtcttcgctgtatcgaacgaacgctttaacctctggaCCTCCTCCACGGCAACTTCGGGACTGGTCAGTCATCATGAGATCCCGATGACAGctgataatatcaatcactggattgtgtggtcaaactctattatttacaagtTGCCGTCAAGCGGCTGGGGTATGTCTTGCAGGCTTTGTTTTGCAAACATCTTCCATTTGATCATCACACATCATCCGTAATACTACGGTAAGTAACGAGAAACTCCAACCATGTATCATCCGTTCTCATGAAGCGGAGCGCTGCAACAAACCCAGGTGAGTAGCTCCTAATTAACGGTAAATGTTCATACATGCAGGCGGCCATCAGATCAGAGTAAACAGAGTGAGCATATGTGCCAGATTGCCACGTGCTCCTCAACACCCTCCAGCCCCAGCTCATACACGCTCACGCGCGcgcatgagagagagagagagagagagagagagagagagagagagagagagagagagaggaggcaTACATTGAGGCGTACAAACACACAACCTCCCCCTCTCACTGATGCATTCTTCCCTACCCCACTACAGGGACAGCCCCTGTCTCCACCTGAATCGCCTACCTTAGCCCAATCAAGCCTAAATGACTGGCTGGTCGTAAACCGACTGTTTATTCTGCAAGCAGTGGACCTGTTAAAAGTACTCATTTTAAGCCAGAATGCTTTCGATTTTCAAGCGCGACATAACTGATAAAGTTAAACGCCCTCGTTGAACGTCCAGTAAAGTTCGCTCAAGAAATTCTGAATGGAATCCAACCTATGTCCCGAACTCAAGCGCCGTTTCATTCCCGTTAAGCGTTAGGATGCCAGCGATAAGCAGACCTCCTACATCAAACCTAACGTCATTGGAACAGTTGGCTAAGAGTTGACAAGTTCTTTCGTGACATAATTGTATTGACATACCCTCGGGGGAGATCGCCAATAACATCATTGACATGACTGGTCGTTTTGAGAGCGTTGTCTGCCTTTACCACACTCTCAGTGCCGACTTTGCACTGCCTGGCACTAATTGGCGACCCCTAGCCGCCGGTCAGACCGGCCGAGGGAGAGGCTAGAGAAGACTAAGAAGGGCAACAGTGGTATAGCCGGGAGATAACGGGATCAATAGCGAACCACAGAGAATttaaaccagagaccatataccgatatatggtctctggttaaaCCTAAAGGTCTTGTTTATATCCATCGCATGAGGACGTGAAATGCTT includes:
- the LOC137272047 gene encoding uncharacterized PPE family protein PPE24-like: MTTRPLTINHKTSPPLTTNHKTTPPLTTNHKTTPPPTTNYKTTPPLTTNHKTTPPLTINYMTTPPLTTNYMTTPPLTTNHKTTPPLTTNHKTTPPLTINYMTTPPLTTNHKTTPPLTTNHKTTPPLTINYMTTPPLTTNHKTTPPLIREQLVVGASLLRVKDKDRGLDHPIPLI